In Zingiber officinale cultivar Zhangliang chromosome 3B, Zo_v1.1, whole genome shotgun sequence, a single window of DNA contains:
- the LOC122055510 gene encoding protein transport protein Sec24-like CEF isoform X3: MYRRIFVVKDNGNCSPRLMRCTLNQIPCTGDLLSTSSMPFALMVQPLALPHPSDDPIPVVDFGESGPVRCSRCKSYINAFMRFIDHGRTFVCNLCGFTNETPRDYLCNLGPDGRRRDADERLELCKGTVEFVATREYMVRDPMPAVFFFLIDVSLNAIQTGATAAACSAISQSLADLPDGPRTMVGIATFDCSIHFYNLRRASQQPLMLIVPDIHDVYTPLHTDVVVPLTECRQSVEQLLESIPSLFENNKVSDSAFGAAIKAGFLALKPTGGKLLVFQSVLPSVGIGSLSSREAEGRTNVSAGDKEAHKLLQPADKTLKTMAIEFAEYQVCVDIFITAQTFVDIASISVVPGTTGGQVYYYYPFSALSDPGKLYNDLRWNLSRPQGFEAVMRVRCSQGLQVQEYAGSFCKRIPTDIDLPAIDCEKTIMVTFKHDDKFQENSECAFQCALLYTTVYGERRIRVINLSLPCTSMLTNLFRTADLDTQFACILKQAASSIPMNSLSQVREQITNLCINILHAYRKFCATVSSSGQLILPEALKLLPLYTLALVKSIGLRNDGRFDDRSYWASHVMSLSISLAVPLVYPRMISIHDLTAKENDGSLSSSNIPLSSEHINDDGIYLLENGEDCLIYVGNMVNPDTLQKLFGVTSVDGLPTQLVLQQFDNDFSEKLSVVMNEIRQQRCSYLRLRLCKKGDPSGMHFMSYMVEDKTAGGLSYVEFLVHVHRQIQTKMA; encoded by the exons ATGTACCGCCG CATTTTTGTTGTCAAGGATAATGGTAATTGCAGCCCTCGTTTGATGAGGTGCACACTGAATCAG ATACCATGCACCGGGGACCTTCTATCTACCTCTAGTATGCCTTTTGCCTTGATGGTGCAGCCTTTGGCACTTCCACATCCATCTGACGATCCTATCCCA GTTGTTGACTTTGGTGAAAGTGGACCTGTTCGGTGTTCTAGATGCAAAAGTTATATAAATGCTTTCATGAGGTTCATTGATCATGGTCGAACATTTGTTTGCAATTTATGTG GTTTTACCAATGAGACTCCGCGTGACTACTTGTGTAATCTTGGGCCGGATGGTAGGCGTCGTGATGCTGACGAAAGGCTTGAACTTTGCAAAGGAACAGTTGAATTTGTTGCTACAAGGGAATACATG GTTCGTGATCCGATGCCTGCTGTCTTCTTTTTTCTCATTGATGTTTCACTGAATGCTATTCAAACTGGTGCAACTGCTGCAGCTTGCAGTGCAATCAGTCAGTCTCTGGCAGATCTTCCT GATGGTCCAAGGACAATGGTTGGTATTGCAACTTTTGATTGCAGCATTCACTTTTATAATCTTAGACGAGCCTCACAGCAG CCTTTAATGCTCATTGTCCCTGATATTCATGATGTTTATACACCCCTCCATACTGATGTAGTTGTTCCTCTTACTGAG TGCCGCCAAAGTGTGGAACAGTTGCTAGAAAGCATCCCAAGCCTGTTTGAAAATAATAAGGTTTCTGATTCTGCATTTGGTGCTGCTATCAAG GCTGGATTCTTGGCGCTTAAACCTACTGGAGGAAAGCTTCTTGTTTTTCAGTCAG TCTTGCCATCAGTTGGTATTGGATCTCTTTCTTCCAGAGAAGCTGAAGGAAGAACTAATGTTTCTGCTGGTGATAAG GAGGCACATAAGTTGCTCCAACCGGCAGACAAGACACTGAAAACAATGGCCATTGAGTTTGCTGAGTACCAG GTTTGTGTTGATATATTTATCACCGCACAGACTTTTGTGGACATTGCTTCCATTTCTGTTGTTCCTGGAACCACAGGAGGACAG GTATATTATTATTATCCATTTTCCGCTCTCTCTGATCCTGGGAAACTCTACAATGATCTTAGATGGAACTTAAGTAGACCCCAAGGTTTTGAGGCAGTGATGCGTGTTAGATGCAGCCAG GGCCTTCAAGTTCAGGAATATGCTGGAAGCTTTTGCAAGCGTATTCCCACTGATATTGATCTTCCTGCG ATAGACTGCGAGAAAACAATAATGGTCACTTTCAAACATGATGATAAATTCCAGGAGAATTCAGAATGTGCCTTTCAG TGTGCACTTCTTTACACTACTGTGTATGGGGAAAGAAGAATTAGGGTTATAAACCTGTCCCTTCCTTGCACTAGCATGCTTACTAATCTTTTCCGCACAGCTGACTTGGATACTCAGTTTGCTTGTATTCTCAAGCAAG CTGCAAGCAGCATCCCAATGAACTCTCTTTCTCAAGTTCGTGAGCAAATCACAAACCTATGCATCAACATCCTACATGCCTACCGTAAGTTTTGCGCGACAGTATCATCTTCAGGCCAGCTAATTCTTCCTGAAGCTCTTAAGCTATTGCCTCTATATACTCTAG CTTTAGTTAAAAGCATTGGTTTGCGAAATGATGGCCGGTTTGATGATCGTTCTTACTGGGCTAGCCATGTTATGTCACTTTCCATTTCATTAGCTGTTCCTTTAGTATATCCTAGAATGATATCTATTCACGATCTTACTGCTAAG GAAAATGATGGTTCCCTTTCATCTTCCAATATTCCTCTTTCAAGTGAGCACATTAATGATGATGGAATATATCTTCTGGAAAATGGTGAAGATTGCTTAATCTATGTTGGAAACATGGTCAACCCAGACACGCTTCAGAAATTGTTTGGAGTTACTTCTGTGGATGGACTTCCAACTCAG CTTGTATTGCAGCAATTCGATAATGACTTCTCAGAGAAGCTAAGTGTTGTCATGAATGAGATAAGGCAGCAGAGATGTTCATACTTGCG TTTGCGGCTATGCAAAAAGGGTGATCCCTCAG GCATGCATTTTATGTCGTATATGGTCGAGGACAAAACGGCTGGAGGTCTCTCTTATGTTGAGTTCCTTGTACATGTCCACCGGCAAATTCAAACCAAAATGGCTTGA
- the LOC122055510 gene encoding protein transport protein Sec24-like At4g32640 isoform X2 — MESASPFASGPPRQRPSMVPNPTGVVQTPLVGRSMAPSSSVPLTSPFGSALPGFSRPAATPFASRPPPPGAIPQGPIAGNGPRIPGFTAPRTLPPPSVQPAPPSAASSSIRQPTPYASATQDSGLQSYPGSPPSGASVATLPMPFVGPPASQQFGRPPTSQPLFSGPPRSQPPFAGAQYLQRPMAGSTNSQLPLAGLPTSQSPFLGPPTSQPPFTGPPTSQPPRPNTPQPPFAGLPTAQQFGGPSTQTLTGPPISQFVGPPTSQPYAGRSSSPSQMATPSSQPFSMPPTVGTSFGSPVWPSQPGQMVPSLPGNVQAPPRMFGMPPGMPGQPIPPVLPAMGHSALAGPQVSTQSKIDPNQIPRPLPNSSITIFETRQGNQANVPPSATSIFVVKDNGNCSPRLMRCTLNQIPCTGDLLSTSSMPFALMVQPLALPHPSDDPIPVVDFGESGPVRCSRCKSYINAFMRFIDHGRTFVCNLCGFTNETPRDYLCNLGPDGRRRDADERLELCKGTVEFVATREYMVRDPMPAVFFFLIDVSLNAIQTGATAAACSAISQSLADLPDGPRTMVGIATFDCSIHFYNLRRASQQPLMLIVPDIHDVYTPLHTDVVVPLTECRQSVEQLLESIPSLFENNKVSDSAFGAAIKAGFLALKPTGGKLLVFQSVLPSVGIGSLSSREAEGRTNVSAGDKEAHKLLQPADKTLKTMAIEFAEYQVCVDIFITAQTFVDIASISVVPGTTGGQVYYYYPFSALSDPGKLYNDLRWNLSRPQGFEAVMRVRCSQGLQVQEYAGSFCKRIPTDIDLPAIDCEKTIMVTFKHDDKFQENSECAFQCALLYTTVYGERRIRVINLSLPCTSMLTNLFRTADLDTQFACILKQAASSIPMNSLSQVREQITNLCINILHAYRKFCATVSSSGQLILPEALKLLPLYTLALVKSIGLRNDGRFDDRSYWASHVMSLSISLAVPLVYPRMISIHDLTAKENDGSLSSSNIPLSSEHINDDGIYLLENGEDCLIYVGNMVNPDTLQKLFGVTSVDGLPTQLVLQQFDNDFSEKLSVVMNEIRQQRCSYLRLRLCKKGDPSGMHFMSYMVEDKTAGGLSYVEFLVHVHRQIQTKMA; from the exons ATGGAGTCGGCTTCTCCTTTCGCCTCGGGGCCGCCCAGGCAGCGGCCTTCGATGGTGCCGAACCCTACCGGCGTCGTCCAGACACCCCTGGTCGGCCGATCGATGGCCCCCTCCTCATCCGTGCCGCTTACATCTCCATTTGGGTCGGCTCTCCCCGGCTTCTCTCGCCCGGCCGCTACTCCTTTCGCATCCCGGCCCCCTCCACCAGGGGCCATACCGCAGGGCCCGATCGCTGGCAACGGCCCTCGAATTCCGGGGTTCACTGCGCCTCGGACCCTCCCTCCGCCTTCGGTACAGCCGGCTCCGCCTTCGGCCGCCTCGTCATCGATCAGGCAGCCCACTCCGTATGCCTCCGCTACTCAAGATTCAGGCCTCCAGTCGTATCCTGGGAGCCCGCCTTCTGGGGCTTCCGTGGCAACTCTCCCGATGCCGTTTGTAGGCCCACCAGCATCTCAGCAGTTTGGAAGGCCGCCTACCTCCCAGCCACTCTTTTCCGGACCTCCCAGATCTCAGCCGCCTTTTGCTGGAGCACAGTACTTACAGCGTCCTATGGCTGGATCGACGAACTCACAACTTCCCCTTGCCGGACTGCCCACCTCTCAGTCGCCCTTTTTGGGGCCCCCCACTTCACAACCGCCTTTCACGGGACCGCCTACTTCGCAGCCTCCCAGACCGAACACCCCACAGCCACCCTTCGCCGGGCTGCCCACCGCTCAGCAATTCGGTGGACCATCCACGCAGACACTTACTGGGCCGCCAATTTCACAGTTTGTTGGCCCACCAACCTCGCAGCCGTATGCAGGCAGGTCATCTTCTCCGTCGCAGATGGCCACTCCATCTTCACAGCCATTTTCTATGCCTCCAACCGTGGGCACTTCATTTGGTTCTCCAGTTTGGCCCTCGCAGCCAGGACAG ATGGTTCCTTCCCTGCCTGGTAATGTGCAAGCACCTCCTAGGATGTTTGGCATGCCTCCAGGCATGCCAGGTCAGCCAATCCCGCCAGTCCTACCTGCTATGGGCCACTCAGCTCTTGCAGGTCCTCAGGTCTCCACACAGTCAAAGATAGATCCGAACCAAATTCCAAGACCTTTGCCTAATTCATCAATCACAATTTTTGAGACTCGTCAGGGAAATCAGGCAAATGTACCGCCG TCCGCAACCAGCATTTTTGTTGTCAAGGATAATGGTAATTGCAGCCCTCGTTTGATGAGGTGCACACTGAATCAG ATACCATGCACCGGGGACCTTCTATCTACCTCTAGTATGCCTTTTGCCTTGATGGTGCAGCCTTTGGCACTTCCACATCCATCTGACGATCCTATCCCA GTTGTTGACTTTGGTGAAAGTGGACCTGTTCGGTGTTCTAGATGCAAAAGTTATATAAATGCTTTCATGAGGTTCATTGATCATGGTCGAACATTTGTTTGCAATTTATGTG GTTTTACCAATGAGACTCCGCGTGACTACTTGTGTAATCTTGGGCCGGATGGTAGGCGTCGTGATGCTGACGAAAGGCTTGAACTTTGCAAAGGAACAGTTGAATTTGTTGCTACAAGGGAATACATG GTTCGTGATCCGATGCCTGCTGTCTTCTTTTTTCTCATTGATGTTTCACTGAATGCTATTCAAACTGGTGCAACTGCTGCAGCTTGCAGTGCAATCAGTCAGTCTCTGGCAGATCTTCCT GATGGTCCAAGGACAATGGTTGGTATTGCAACTTTTGATTGCAGCATTCACTTTTATAATCTTAGACGAGCCTCACAGCAG CCTTTAATGCTCATTGTCCCTGATATTCATGATGTTTATACACCCCTCCATACTGATGTAGTTGTTCCTCTTACTGAG TGCCGCCAAAGTGTGGAACAGTTGCTAGAAAGCATCCCAAGCCTGTTTGAAAATAATAAGGTTTCTGATTCTGCATTTGGTGCTGCTATCAAG GCTGGATTCTTGGCGCTTAAACCTACTGGAGGAAAGCTTCTTGTTTTTCAGTCAG TCTTGCCATCAGTTGGTATTGGATCTCTTTCTTCCAGAGAAGCTGAAGGAAGAACTAATGTTTCTGCTGGTGATAAG GAGGCACATAAGTTGCTCCAACCGGCAGACAAGACACTGAAAACAATGGCCATTGAGTTTGCTGAGTACCAG GTTTGTGTTGATATATTTATCACCGCACAGACTTTTGTGGACATTGCTTCCATTTCTGTTGTTCCTGGAACCACAGGAGGACAG GTATATTATTATTATCCATTTTCCGCTCTCTCTGATCCTGGGAAACTCTACAATGATCTTAGATGGAACTTAAGTAGACCCCAAGGTTTTGAGGCAGTGATGCGTGTTAGATGCAGCCAG GGCCTTCAAGTTCAGGAATATGCTGGAAGCTTTTGCAAGCGTATTCCCACTGATATTGATCTTCCTGCG ATAGACTGCGAGAAAACAATAATGGTCACTTTCAAACATGATGATAAATTCCAGGAGAATTCAGAATGTGCCTTTCAG TGTGCACTTCTTTACACTACTGTGTATGGGGAAAGAAGAATTAGGGTTATAAACCTGTCCCTTCCTTGCACTAGCATGCTTACTAATCTTTTCCGCACAGCTGACTTGGATACTCAGTTTGCTTGTATTCTCAAGCAAG CTGCAAGCAGCATCCCAATGAACTCTCTTTCTCAAGTTCGTGAGCAAATCACAAACCTATGCATCAACATCCTACATGCCTACCGTAAGTTTTGCGCGACAGTATCATCTTCAGGCCAGCTAATTCTTCCTGAAGCTCTTAAGCTATTGCCTCTATATACTCTAG CTTTAGTTAAAAGCATTGGTTTGCGAAATGATGGCCGGTTTGATGATCGTTCTTACTGGGCTAGCCATGTTATGTCACTTTCCATTTCATTAGCTGTTCCTTTAGTATATCCTAGAATGATATCTATTCACGATCTTACTGCTAAG GAAAATGATGGTTCCCTTTCATCTTCCAATATTCCTCTTTCAAGTGAGCACATTAATGATGATGGAATATATCTTCTGGAAAATGGTGAAGATTGCTTAATCTATGTTGGAAACATGGTCAACCCAGACACGCTTCAGAAATTGTTTGGAGTTACTTCTGTGGATGGACTTCCAACTCAG CTTGTATTGCAGCAATTCGATAATGACTTCTCAGAGAAGCTAAGTGTTGTCATGAATGAGATAAGGCAGCAGAGATGTTCATACTTGCG TTTGCGGCTATGCAAAAAGGGTGATCCCTCAG GCATGCATTTTATGTCGTATATGGTCGAGGACAAAACGGCTGGAGGTCTCTCTTATGTTGAGTTCCTTGTACATGTCCACCGGCAAATTCAAACCAAAATGGCTTGA
- the LOC122055510 gene encoding protein transport protein Sec24-like At4g32640 isoform X1, whose amino-acid sequence MESASPFASGPPRQRPSMVPNPTGVVQTPLVGRSMAPSSSVPLTSPFGSALPGFSRPAATPFASRPPPPGAIPQGPIAGNGPRIPGFTAPRTLPPPSVQPAPPSAASSSIRQPTPYASATQDSGLQSYPGSPPSGASVATLPMPFVGPPASQQFGRPPTSQPLFSGPPRSQPPFAGAQYLQRPMAGSTNSQLPLAGLPTSQSPFLGPPTSQPPFTGPPTSQPPRPNTPQPPFAGLPTAQQFGGPSTQTLTGPPISQFVGPPTSQPYAGRSSSPSQMATPSSQPFSMPPTVGTSFGSPVWPSQPGQMVPSLPGNVQAPPRMFGMPPGMPGQPIPPVLPAMGHSALAGPQVSTQSKIDPNQIPRPLPNSSITIFETRQGNQANVPPVCIQSIFVVKDNGNCSPRLMRCTLNQIPCTGDLLSTSSMPFALMVQPLALPHPSDDPIPVVDFGESGPVRCSRCKSYINAFMRFIDHGRTFVCNLCGFTNETPRDYLCNLGPDGRRRDADERLELCKGTVEFVATREYMVRDPMPAVFFFLIDVSLNAIQTGATAAACSAISQSLADLPDGPRTMVGIATFDCSIHFYNLRRASQQPLMLIVPDIHDVYTPLHTDVVVPLTECRQSVEQLLESIPSLFENNKVSDSAFGAAIKAGFLALKPTGGKLLVFQSVLPSVGIGSLSSREAEGRTNVSAGDKEAHKLLQPADKTLKTMAIEFAEYQVCVDIFITAQTFVDIASISVVPGTTGGQVYYYYPFSALSDPGKLYNDLRWNLSRPQGFEAVMRVRCSQGLQVQEYAGSFCKRIPTDIDLPAIDCEKTIMVTFKHDDKFQENSECAFQCALLYTTVYGERRIRVINLSLPCTSMLTNLFRTADLDTQFACILKQAASSIPMNSLSQVREQITNLCINILHAYRKFCATVSSSGQLILPEALKLLPLYTLALVKSIGLRNDGRFDDRSYWASHVMSLSISLAVPLVYPRMISIHDLTAKENDGSLSSSNIPLSSEHINDDGIYLLENGEDCLIYVGNMVNPDTLQKLFGVTSVDGLPTQLVLQQFDNDFSEKLSVVMNEIRQQRCSYLRLRLCKKGDPSGMHFMSYMVEDKTAGGLSYVEFLVHVHRQIQTKMA is encoded by the exons ATGGAGTCGGCTTCTCCTTTCGCCTCGGGGCCGCCCAGGCAGCGGCCTTCGATGGTGCCGAACCCTACCGGCGTCGTCCAGACACCCCTGGTCGGCCGATCGATGGCCCCCTCCTCATCCGTGCCGCTTACATCTCCATTTGGGTCGGCTCTCCCCGGCTTCTCTCGCCCGGCCGCTACTCCTTTCGCATCCCGGCCCCCTCCACCAGGGGCCATACCGCAGGGCCCGATCGCTGGCAACGGCCCTCGAATTCCGGGGTTCACTGCGCCTCGGACCCTCCCTCCGCCTTCGGTACAGCCGGCTCCGCCTTCGGCCGCCTCGTCATCGATCAGGCAGCCCACTCCGTATGCCTCCGCTACTCAAGATTCAGGCCTCCAGTCGTATCCTGGGAGCCCGCCTTCTGGGGCTTCCGTGGCAACTCTCCCGATGCCGTTTGTAGGCCCACCAGCATCTCAGCAGTTTGGAAGGCCGCCTACCTCCCAGCCACTCTTTTCCGGACCTCCCAGATCTCAGCCGCCTTTTGCTGGAGCACAGTACTTACAGCGTCCTATGGCTGGATCGACGAACTCACAACTTCCCCTTGCCGGACTGCCCACCTCTCAGTCGCCCTTTTTGGGGCCCCCCACTTCACAACCGCCTTTCACGGGACCGCCTACTTCGCAGCCTCCCAGACCGAACACCCCACAGCCACCCTTCGCCGGGCTGCCCACCGCTCAGCAATTCGGTGGACCATCCACGCAGACACTTACTGGGCCGCCAATTTCACAGTTTGTTGGCCCACCAACCTCGCAGCCGTATGCAGGCAGGTCATCTTCTCCGTCGCAGATGGCCACTCCATCTTCACAGCCATTTTCTATGCCTCCAACCGTGGGCACTTCATTTGGTTCTCCAGTTTGGCCCTCGCAGCCAGGACAG ATGGTTCCTTCCCTGCCTGGTAATGTGCAAGCACCTCCTAGGATGTTTGGCATGCCTCCAGGCATGCCAGGTCAGCCAATCCCGCCAGTCCTACCTGCTATGGGCCACTCAGCTCTTGCAGGTCCTCAGGTCTCCACACAGTCAAAGATAGATCCGAACCAAATTCCAAGACCTTTGCCTAATTCATCAATCACAATTTTTGAGACTCGTCAGGGAAATCAGGCAAATGTACCGCCGGTATGTATTCAAAG CATTTTTGTTGTCAAGGATAATGGTAATTGCAGCCCTCGTTTGATGAGGTGCACACTGAATCAG ATACCATGCACCGGGGACCTTCTATCTACCTCTAGTATGCCTTTTGCCTTGATGGTGCAGCCTTTGGCACTTCCACATCCATCTGACGATCCTATCCCA GTTGTTGACTTTGGTGAAAGTGGACCTGTTCGGTGTTCTAGATGCAAAAGTTATATAAATGCTTTCATGAGGTTCATTGATCATGGTCGAACATTTGTTTGCAATTTATGTG GTTTTACCAATGAGACTCCGCGTGACTACTTGTGTAATCTTGGGCCGGATGGTAGGCGTCGTGATGCTGACGAAAGGCTTGAACTTTGCAAAGGAACAGTTGAATTTGTTGCTACAAGGGAATACATG GTTCGTGATCCGATGCCTGCTGTCTTCTTTTTTCTCATTGATGTTTCACTGAATGCTATTCAAACTGGTGCAACTGCTGCAGCTTGCAGTGCAATCAGTCAGTCTCTGGCAGATCTTCCT GATGGTCCAAGGACAATGGTTGGTATTGCAACTTTTGATTGCAGCATTCACTTTTATAATCTTAGACGAGCCTCACAGCAG CCTTTAATGCTCATTGTCCCTGATATTCATGATGTTTATACACCCCTCCATACTGATGTAGTTGTTCCTCTTACTGAG TGCCGCCAAAGTGTGGAACAGTTGCTAGAAAGCATCCCAAGCCTGTTTGAAAATAATAAGGTTTCTGATTCTGCATTTGGTGCTGCTATCAAG GCTGGATTCTTGGCGCTTAAACCTACTGGAGGAAAGCTTCTTGTTTTTCAGTCAG TCTTGCCATCAGTTGGTATTGGATCTCTTTCTTCCAGAGAAGCTGAAGGAAGAACTAATGTTTCTGCTGGTGATAAG GAGGCACATAAGTTGCTCCAACCGGCAGACAAGACACTGAAAACAATGGCCATTGAGTTTGCTGAGTACCAG GTTTGTGTTGATATATTTATCACCGCACAGACTTTTGTGGACATTGCTTCCATTTCTGTTGTTCCTGGAACCACAGGAGGACAG GTATATTATTATTATCCATTTTCCGCTCTCTCTGATCCTGGGAAACTCTACAATGATCTTAGATGGAACTTAAGTAGACCCCAAGGTTTTGAGGCAGTGATGCGTGTTAGATGCAGCCAG GGCCTTCAAGTTCAGGAATATGCTGGAAGCTTTTGCAAGCGTATTCCCACTGATATTGATCTTCCTGCG ATAGACTGCGAGAAAACAATAATGGTCACTTTCAAACATGATGATAAATTCCAGGAGAATTCAGAATGTGCCTTTCAG TGTGCACTTCTTTACACTACTGTGTATGGGGAAAGAAGAATTAGGGTTATAAACCTGTCCCTTCCTTGCACTAGCATGCTTACTAATCTTTTCCGCACAGCTGACTTGGATACTCAGTTTGCTTGTATTCTCAAGCAAG CTGCAAGCAGCATCCCAATGAACTCTCTTTCTCAAGTTCGTGAGCAAATCACAAACCTATGCATCAACATCCTACATGCCTACCGTAAGTTTTGCGCGACAGTATCATCTTCAGGCCAGCTAATTCTTCCTGAAGCTCTTAAGCTATTGCCTCTATATACTCTAG CTTTAGTTAAAAGCATTGGTTTGCGAAATGATGGCCGGTTTGATGATCGTTCTTACTGGGCTAGCCATGTTATGTCACTTTCCATTTCATTAGCTGTTCCTTTAGTATATCCTAGAATGATATCTATTCACGATCTTACTGCTAAG GAAAATGATGGTTCCCTTTCATCTTCCAATATTCCTCTTTCAAGTGAGCACATTAATGATGATGGAATATATCTTCTGGAAAATGGTGAAGATTGCTTAATCTATGTTGGAAACATGGTCAACCCAGACACGCTTCAGAAATTGTTTGGAGTTACTTCTGTGGATGGACTTCCAACTCAG CTTGTATTGCAGCAATTCGATAATGACTTCTCAGAGAAGCTAAGTGTTGTCATGAATGAGATAAGGCAGCAGAGATGTTCATACTTGCG TTTGCGGCTATGCAAAAAGGGTGATCCCTCAG GCATGCATTTTATGTCGTATATGGTCGAGGACAAAACGGCTGGAGGTCTCTCTTATGTTGAGTTCCTTGTACATGTCCACCGGCAAATTCAAACCAAAATGGCTTGA
- the LOC122055512 gene encoding small EDRK-rich factor 1, which produces MTRGNQRETDRQRAQARKQQGKQKDDDLTPEQRRERDAKALQEKAAKKAAQAAAGGGASDSKNKGNSKK; this is translated from the exons ATGACTC GGGGAAACCAGAGGGAAACCGATCGGCAGAGGGCTCAAGCCCGTAAGCAGCAGGGGAAACAGAAAGACGATGATCTGACACCTGAGCAGCGCCGGGAAAG GGATGCGAAAGCCCTCCAAGAGAAGGCAGCTAAGAAGGCCGCAcaagcagcagcaggaggaggtgCCTCTGACTCGAAGAACAAAGGGAACTCAAAGAAATAG